A genomic region of Clostridia bacterium contains the following coding sequences:
- the def gene encoding peptide deformylase: MAVYRILELGDPALREKSQAVTKFNASLAKLLNNMADTMYDADGVGLAAPQIGVLKRVVVIDVGDGLLELVNPEIIEQEGEEIAVEGCLSIPGKQGNVKRASRVKVKYQDRHGNEQLVEGEGLLARALQHEIDHLDGILYIDKLVEN, encoded by the coding sequence GTGGCTGTTTATCGTATCTTGGAGCTTGGCGATCCGGCGCTGCGGGAAAAGAGCCAAGCAGTGACGAAATTCAATGCGTCCCTGGCGAAACTGTTGAACAACATGGCTGACACCATGTACGATGCCGACGGGGTGGGGCTGGCGGCGCCCCAAATCGGCGTGCTAAAGCGGGTCGTGGTGATCGATGTGGGGGATGGCCTGCTGGAACTGGTCAATCCGGAAATCATAGAGCAAGAAGGCGAGGAAATTGCCGTGGAAGGCTGCCTGAGCATTCCGGGGAAGCAAGGCAATGTTAAACGGGCCAGCCGGGTGAAGGTCAAGTACCAGGACCGGCACGGCAACGAACAATTGGTGGAAGGTGAGGGCCTGTTGGCCAGGGCATTGCAGCATGAAATCGATCATTTAGACGGCATTTTGTATATCGATAAACTGGTGGAGAACTGA
- a CDS encoding methionyl-tRNA formyltransferase, with amino-acid sequence MRIVFMGTADFAVPCLKALHGAGYEIAGVVTQPDRPKGRGRNLSPPPVKEAAQALGLPVFQPEKVKAPESIKRIEGMQPDCIVVVAYGQLLPDALLELAPYGCINVHASLLPEYRGGAPMHRAIMDGKEKTGVTTMFVSRKLDAGDIILQSPRLIPEEMTVGELHDLLAADGAQLLLETLALLQKGEAPRRPQEEEKATYAPLLTRADEWIDWRRPAKEVANQVRGMDPWPGAYTRWQGKNLKIWKAQVVPQLDATGAPGTVVALDRAGVLVACGDGQGILVKELQLAGKKRMTTEEFIKGNPLVPGTILGCD; translated from the coding sequence TTGCGCATAGTATTTATGGGAACGGCTGATTTTGCTGTTCCTTGTCTGAAAGCTCTTCATGGAGCAGGCTATGAGATCGCCGGTGTCGTGACCCAGCCGGACCGGCCCAAAGGGAGGGGCAGGAATCTTTCGCCCCCGCCGGTGAAAGAGGCGGCTCAAGCCCTGGGGTTACCTGTGTTCCAGCCGGAAAAGGTCAAGGCCCCGGAGAGCATCAAAAGGATAGAAGGTATGCAGCCCGATTGTATTGTCGTGGTAGCTTACGGGCAGCTGCTGCCGGATGCGCTGCTGGAGTTAGCCCCTTACGGTTGCATTAACGTTCATGCCTCCCTGCTGCCCGAATACCGGGGTGGGGCACCCATGCACCGGGCCATTATGGACGGCAAAGAGAAAACCGGTGTGACTACCATGTTTGTGAGCCGGAAATTGGATGCCGGTGATATCATTCTCCAGTCCCCGCGCCTGATTCCGGAAGAGATGACGGTCGGGGAACTGCATGATCTGCTGGCGGCAGACGGTGCCCAACTGCTTTTGGAAACCTTGGCGCTCCTGCAGAAGGGTGAGGCCCCCAGGCGACCGCAAGAGGAGGAAAAGGCTACCTACGCGCCTCTTTTGACCAGGGCGGATGAGTGGATTGATTGGCGGCGACCGGCCAAGGAGGTTGCCAACCAGGTGAGAGGCATGGATCCCTGGCCCGGTGCTTACACCCGCTGGCAAGGAAAAAACCTAAAAATCTGGAAGGCACAGGTGGTACCGCAGCTGGACGCCACCGGTGCACCGGGTACCGTGGTGGCGTTGGATCGGGCGGGTGTGCTGGTAGCTTGCGGCGATGGACAAGGGATCCTGGTGAAAGAGCTGCAGCTGGCAGGCAAGAAGCGCATGACAACGGAGGAGTTTATCAAAGGGAATCCTCTGGTGCCGGGCACCATCTTGGGATGTGATTGA
- a CDS encoding DUF116 domain-containing protein — translation MTVKKRLFIALLSVSVLLLGGLLLFIWYLMTHQGLLLNQILVTVLLVGTAGFLALVGLGILFLVITLWSAGGIHTPQNIMILAVNRLFPLALSVGTLLGIDREKIRASFIAVNNQLVRSRGVQVKPEEILILVPHCLQWSDCPHKITVAVNNCRECGKCPIADLKSLARRYGANLAVATGGTLARSFVEFYRPKAIVAVACERDLTSGIQDVPLPVMGVLNARPNGPCFNTKVDVAEVEKHLRAFTGGFALESSFSKGIPI, via the coding sequence TTGACGGTGAAAAAAAGACTGTTTATCGCCCTTCTGTCGGTGAGTGTGCTTCTTTTGGGGGGCTTGCTCCTGTTCATCTGGTATTTGATGACCCACCAGGGGCTGCTCCTCAATCAAATACTAGTTACAGTACTGTTGGTTGGTACCGCCGGGTTTCTTGCCCTGGTAGGCTTGGGCATCCTTTTCCTGGTGATTACCCTTTGGAGTGCGGGAGGGATTCATACCCCGCAAAACATCATGATTCTCGCGGTGAACAGGCTCTTTCCCCTGGCTTTAAGCGTGGGGACCTTGTTGGGCATTGACCGGGAAAAAATCAGGGCATCCTTCATTGCCGTGAACAACCAGCTGGTGCGGAGCCGGGGTGTCCAGGTTAAGCCGGAAGAGATCTTGATTCTCGTGCCCCATTGCCTGCAGTGGAGTGACTGCCCCCATAAGATCACCGTCGCCGTGAACAACTGCCGCGAGTGCGGTAAATGCCCCATCGCGGACCTGAAAAGCTTAGCCCGGCGCTATGGGGCTAACCTGGCGGTAGCCACGGGAGGGACCCTGGCCCGGAGTTTTGTGGAGTTTTACCGGCCCAAGGCCATTGTGGCGGTGGCTTGCGAAAGGGATTTGACCAGCGGTATCCAGGACGTGCCTCTACCGGTCATGGGGGTACTGAATGCACGGCCTAATGGACCTTGCTTTAATACCAAGGTTGATGTGGCGGAAGTGGAAAAGCACTTGAGAGCCTTTACCGGTGGATTTGCCCTGGAAAGCTCTTTTTCGAAAGGTATTCCTATATAA
- a CDS encoding zinc metallopeptidase: protein MPLLFDWTMIILIPAILVSMYAQFKIQSAYSQWSQVRAASGVSGAMVARELLRQAGIYDVEVEMIQGHLTDHYDPRSKKLRLSPEVYNGSSIAALGIAAHETGHAVQHDVGYYPLALRNSLVPVANLGSNLAFPLIIIGLLLGSPALAIWGVYAFTAVVLFQLVTLPVEFNASSRAVALLEGSGFITRNEVKPTKAVLNAAALTYVAAALTAVLNLVRLLIIAGVLRRDE from the coding sequence ATGCCTTTACTTTTCGACTGGACGATGATCATTTTAATCCCGGCCATCCTGGTATCCATGTACGCTCAGTTTAAGATACAGAGCGCCTACTCCCAGTGGTCTCAGGTAAGAGCTGCCAGCGGGGTCTCGGGCGCCATGGTGGCCAGGGAGCTCCTGCGCCAAGCGGGTATTTATGATGTGGAAGTGGAAATGATCCAGGGGCATTTGACAGATCATTATGATCCGCGCAGCAAGAAGCTCCGGCTCTCCCCGGAAGTGTACAACGGCAGTTCCATTGCTGCCCTGGGGATAGCGGCTCATGAAACCGGCCACGCGGTGCAGCACGATGTGGGTTATTATCCCCTGGCTTTGAGAAACAGCCTGGTGCCGGTGGCTAACCTGGGTTCCAATTTGGCTTTCCCGTTAATCATCATCGGACTGCTGCTGGGCAGCCCGGCGCTGGCCATTTGGGGTGTCTATGCTTTTACGGCGGTGGTCTTGTTCCAGCTGGTTACCCTGCCGGTGGAGTTTAACGCTTCCAGCCGGGCGGTGGCATTGCTGGAGGGAAGCGGCTTCATCACCAGAAATGAAGTCAAACCTACGAAAGCGGTGCTCAATGCCGCAGCCCTGACTTATGTAGCGGCTGCGTTAACGGCGGTCTTGAATCTTGTCAGGTTGCTGATTATCGCCGGAGTGTTAAGAAGAGATGAGTAA
- the rsmB gene encoding 16S rRNA (cytosine(967)-C(5))-methyltransferase RsmB — translation MSKHSSRGGTNRQRRGKRQDARGLAVETLIDILEDGAYANIAVHDRLQQTQLSGPERGLFTELVYGVARTRQTLDWALSRFLNRRLDSLTPAVRNILRLGAYQLMYLERVPPRAAIHEAVELAKVYGHQGVAGLVNGVLRSLLRNLNRLPFPSLAAEPVKHIALKYSHPEWLVERWLAAYGQEGTIRLCEYNNRPAPLTVRVNTLKTTKEELRRRLVAKGMEVANSRYVPEALLVENWPGLEQVEEFAQGLFTMQDESSMLVAHALKPAGDALVVDACAAPGTKTTHLAELMQDRGKILAFDIHAHKLPLIKQACRRLGITSVDTHLGDARELPRLVPRPPSYILVDAPCSGLGVLGRRADARWRKQPEQLRELPELQLAILTAGGKALAPGGVMVYSTCSISPEENQVVVRRFLAENPGFVLENLQPYVPFTPEREEDRQLMGEGMLQLLPHVHGVDGFFMARLRKLT, via the coding sequence ATGAGTAAGCATTCCAGTCGTGGAGGAACAAACAGGCAGCGCCGCGGGAAAAGGCAGGATGCCAGGGGTCTGGCCGTGGAGACCTTGATCGATATCTTGGAAGATGGTGCCTACGCCAATATTGCCGTGCATGACCGTTTACAACAAACCCAGTTATCAGGCCCCGAACGGGGTCTTTTTACTGAACTGGTTTACGGTGTTGCCCGCACCAGGCAGACCTTGGACTGGGCTTTGAGCCGGTTCCTCAATCGCCGGCTGGACAGCTTGACACCGGCTGTGAGAAATATCCTGCGGTTGGGGGCCTACCAGCTGATGTACCTGGAGCGGGTCCCACCCCGGGCGGCTATTCATGAGGCAGTGGAGCTGGCCAAAGTTTACGGCCATCAAGGAGTGGCCGGCCTGGTAAACGGGGTTTTGCGCAGTTTGCTGCGCAACCTGAACCGGCTGCCCTTCCCATCCCTGGCGGCAGAGCCGGTGAAACATATCGCTTTAAAATACTCTCACCCGGAGTGGTTGGTGGAGCGCTGGCTGGCTGCTTACGGGCAAGAAGGTACTATTAGACTGTGTGAATATAACAATAGACCGGCGCCTTTGACCGTGAGGGTGAACACTTTGAAAACAACCAAAGAGGAGCTGCGCCGGCGGCTGGTGGCAAAAGGAATGGAAGTGGCGAACAGCCGCTATGTGCCGGAAGCACTGCTGGTAGAAAACTGGCCTGGGCTGGAACAGGTGGAAGAGTTCGCCCAGGGTTTGTTCACCATGCAGGATGAAAGCTCCATGCTGGTGGCCCATGCCCTCAAGCCGGCCGGCGACGCTCTGGTGGTGGATGCTTGCGCCGCACCGGGTACCAAGACGACCCACCTGGCGGAGCTCATGCAAGACCGGGGGAAGATCCTGGCCTTTGATATTCATGCCCACAAGCTGCCGCTGATAAAGCAGGCGTGCCGCAGGCTCGGCATCACTTCGGTGGACACGCACCTGGGCGATGCCAGGGAACTCCCCCGTTTGGTCCCACGGCCTCCCTCATATATTTTGGTGGATGCGCCATGTTCCGGGCTGGGTGTGCTGGGAAGGAGGGCCGATGCCAGGTGGCGGAAGCAGCCGGAGCAACTGCGAGAATTGCCTGAACTGCAGCTGGCGATTTTGACAGCCGGGGGAAAGGCCCTGGCACCCGGCGGCGTGATGGTATACAGCACCTGTTCGATCTCTCCCGAAGAAAACCAGGTCGTGGTGCGCCGGTTCCTGGCAGAAAACCCGGGGTTTGTCCTGGAAAACCTGCAGCCCTATGTCCCTTTTACTCCGGAGCGGGAAGAGGACCGGCAGCTCATGGGGGAAGGGATGCTGCAGCTGCTGCCCCATGTGCATGGCGTTGACGGTTTTTTCATGGCCCGCTTGCGAAAACTGACTTAA
- the rlmN gene encoding 23S rRNA (adenine(2503)-C(2))-methyltransferase RlmN, with translation MNKPHVRNLPWDELDKIMKELGEPAFRSRQLFQWIHQKGITSWEEMTDLPKKLRMWFAEHFSIEGLPVIRRLASRQDDTVKYLLRLPDGELVETVLMSYDPPEGKQRRTLCVSTQVGCPLKCAFCATGQSGFTRNLEVHEILGQVLAVNRDLVSAGQAPVSNLVFMGMGEPFLNYENLVQGIRLLHHPLGLNISWRRICVSTSGIVPGIYRLADEGMPLVLAVSLHAPNDELRSRLMPVNRRYPLEELVAACHYWVQRTNRRITFEYILLGGVNDSLAHAGELVGLLKGLLANVNLIPFNPVSDGPFVKPSRNKVMAFRQYLEDHGVTAVIREEKGGDIEAACGQLRRREMRG, from the coding sequence ATGAACAAGCCACACGTACGTAATCTCCCATGGGATGAGTTGGACAAGATCATGAAGGAGCTGGGGGAGCCGGCTTTTCGCAGCAGGCAGCTTTTCCAGTGGATTCACCAGAAAGGGATTACCTCCTGGGAAGAAATGACGGACCTGCCGAAAAAGTTGCGAATGTGGTTCGCGGAACATTTCAGCATTGAGGGACTTCCCGTGATCCGGCGGCTGGCATCCAGGCAGGACGATACGGTTAAGTACTTGCTGCGCTTGCCGGACGGTGAACTGGTAGAAACGGTCTTAATGTCTTATGATCCCCCGGAAGGCAAACAACGGCGTACCCTATGCGTATCCACTCAGGTGGGCTGCCCGTTAAAATGTGCCTTCTGTGCCACCGGACAATCAGGGTTCACCAGGAACCTGGAAGTACATGAGATACTGGGACAAGTACTGGCGGTCAACCGGGACCTGGTGTCGGCGGGCCAAGCGCCGGTTTCCAACCTGGTATTCATGGGGATGGGGGAACCTTTCCTCAATTATGAAAACCTGGTGCAAGGAATTCGCCTGCTGCACCATCCCCTGGGGCTGAACATCAGTTGGCGGAGGATCTGTGTGTCCACCAGCGGCATCGTGCCGGGGATCTATCGCTTGGCAGATGAGGGAATGCCCCTGGTGCTGGCTGTCTCCCTCCACGCACCGAATGATGAATTGCGCAGCCGGCTTATGCCGGTTAACCGCCGGTATCCCTTGGAGGAACTGGTGGCGGCTTGTCACTACTGGGTCCAAAGAACCAACCGGCGCATTACTTTTGAATATATCTTACTGGGCGGCGTGAATGACAGCTTGGCTCACGCGGGAGAACTGGTAGGGCTGTTGAAAGGCCTGTTGGCCAATGTAAACTTGATTCCTTTTAATCCCGTTAGCGACGGTCCTTTTGTCAAGCCTTCGAGGAATAAGGTTATGGCTTTCCGGCAATACCTGGAGGACCATGGGGTGACCGCCGTGATCAGGGAAGAAAAAGGCGGTGACATCGAAGCTGCTTGCGGTCAATTACGCAGGAGAGAAATGAGGGGATAA